The following proteins come from a genomic window of Limnohabitans sp. 103DPR2:
- a CDS encoding alpha/beta fold hydrolase — protein sequence MIYTVQGAPLYAYTGGKEFDPSKPTAVFIHGVLNDHSVWILQTRYFANHGWNVLAIDLPGHGRSGGKAPTTVQEAAQSVIALLDAAGVDKAILMGHSLGSLIAMQAAAEHPTRVSQLVMVGTAYPMRVSPALLENSISNPNKAIDMVNVFSHSTLAPPPSALGPGTWLLGGSKALMRRVLASNLHENIFNIGFKACDQYDQGEIAIDKVMCPTLFLLAKKDQMTPPKAAQSLIQKARDGHVAWVNAGHQMMVEAPEECLDAMLAFCKKS from the coding sequence ATGATTTACACAGTTCAAGGCGCCCCTTTGTATGCCTACACCGGCGGCAAAGAATTTGACCCCAGCAAACCGACTGCGGTGTTCATTCACGGCGTGCTCAACGATCACAGTGTCTGGATTTTGCAAACCCGCTACTTTGCCAACCACGGCTGGAATGTTCTGGCCATTGACTTGCCAGGCCATGGTCGCAGTGGCGGCAAAGCGCCAACAACGGTGCAAGAAGCGGCTCAGAGCGTGATTGCCTTGTTGGACGCAGCGGGTGTCGACAAGGCCATCTTGATGGGCCACAGTTTGGGTTCCCTCATCGCCATGCAGGCTGCTGCTGAGCACCCTACACGCGTCTCCCAATTGGTGATGGTGGGCACGGCTTACCCCATGCGAGTCTCCCCCGCGTTGCTAGAAAATTCCATCAGCAATCCGAACAAAGCCATCGACATGGTGAATGTGTTTTCCCATTCCACCTTGGCCCCTCCACCCAGCGCTTTGGGGCCAGGCACATGGCTGTTGGGCGGCAGCAAAGCGCTCATGCGGCGCGTCTTGGCCAGTAACCTACACGAGAACATTTTCAACATCGGTTTCAAAGCTTGCGACCAATACGATCAGGGCGAAATAGCCATTGACAAGGTCATGTGCCCCACCTTGTTCCTGCTCGCCAAGAAAGATCAGATGACCCCTCCCAAGGCGGCGCAAAGTTTGATTCAAAAGGCACGCGACGGCCATGTGGCATGGGTCAATGCCGGACATCAAATGATGGTGGAAGCACCTGAAGAATGCTTGGACGCCATGCTGGCCTTTTGCAAAAAATCATGA
- a CDS encoding thymidylate synthase, translating into MTSRPIRSQYEDFMRHVNEHGVFKADRTGTGTTSVFGHQMRFDLNEGFPLVTTKKVHLRSIIQELLWFLTGSSNNNWLRERGVTIWDEWAREDGDLGPVYGVQWRSWPTPDGGHIDQIEEVIRTLKTNPDSRRIIVSAWNVAELSKMALMPCHAFFQFYVAPAQTPGGKGKLSCQLYQRSADIFLGVPFNIASYALLTHMVAQQCDLDVGDFIWTGGDCHIYSNHKDQVALQLSRKPFPYPSLNIKRKPASIFDYQYEDFEVLDYQCHEAIKAPVAV; encoded by the coding sequence ATGACCTCACGTCCTATCCGCTCGCAATACGAAGATTTCATGCGCCATGTGAACGAGCACGGCGTTTTCAAGGCTGATCGCACCGGCACAGGGACCACCAGTGTCTTCGGCCACCAAATGCGCTTTGATTTGAACGAAGGCTTTCCACTGGTCACCACCAAAAAAGTACACTTGCGCTCCATCATCCAAGAGCTCTTGTGGTTTCTCACGGGCTCTAGCAACAACAATTGGTTGCGCGAACGCGGTGTCACCATTTGGGATGAATGGGCACGGGAAGACGGCGATCTAGGTCCCGTTTACGGCGTGCAATGGCGCAGTTGGCCCACCCCCGATGGCGGCCACATTGACCAAATCGAAGAGGTGATTCGCACCCTCAAAACCAACCCCGATTCACGCCGCATCATTGTGAGCGCATGGAACGTGGCTGAGTTGTCCAAGATGGCGCTCATGCCTTGCCATGCCTTCTTTCAGTTTTATGTAGCCCCCGCGCAAACACCCGGTGGCAAAGGCAAACTGAGCTGTCAGTTGTATCAACGCAGCGCCGACATCTTCTTGGGTGTGCCCTTCAACATTGCCAGTTACGCGTTGCTCACGCACATGGTGGCGCAGCAATGTGATTTGGACGTTGGCGATTTCATTTGGACAGGTGGCGATTGCCACATTTACAGCAATCACAAAGACCAAGTGGCTTTGCAACTGAGCCGCAAACCATTCCCTTACCCCTCCTTGAACATCAAGCGCAAACCGGCTTCGATTTTTGACTACCAATACGAAGACTTTGAAGTGCTTGACTATCAATGTCACGAAGCCATCAAAGCACCCGTGGCGGTTTGA
- a CDS encoding FAD-binding oxidoreductase, with amino-acid sequence MSALIENLRRICGDANVLTHDDPSTDLSAWERDWRKRAQGRALAVVRPANVQEVAAVVKACANTFTSIVPQGGNTGLVVGSVPDASGQQVVLSLQRMNQIRSVDAANLTVIAEAGCILQNVQAHVDRAGFLFPLSLAAEGSCTLGGNLGTNAGGTQVVRFGNTRELCLGLEVVTARGEIWHGLSGLRKDNTGYDLRNLMIGSEGTLGIITAACMKLYPKPAAQLTTWAAVPSMQAAVDLLGLAHERLGAGLTGFEVMGQFALSLVNKHHPQLRVPLYKDTAYCVLLENSDHESEEHARHGFEGLMETAMDKGWVTDAVVAESLTQAQVLWQIRETIPLAQADEGLNIKHDISVPVSRIPQFVAETDALLQAKIPGIRLVNFGHLGDGNLHYNVQAPNGTDGAAFLRDYEDTVNTWVFDQVKAFEGSISAEHGVGSLKADKLAHYKDPTALAMMKAIKQALDPQNIMNPGRVIKI; translated from the coding sequence ATGAGCGCTTTGATCGAAAATTTGCGTCGCATCTGTGGCGATGCCAACGTCCTCACCCATGACGACCCCAGCACAGACTTAAGTGCATGGGAGCGCGACTGGCGCAAACGCGCGCAAGGTCGCGCCTTGGCGGTGGTTCGTCCTGCCAACGTGCAAGAAGTCGCAGCCGTTGTGAAGGCCTGCGCCAACACTTTCACCAGCATCGTGCCCCAAGGCGGCAACACAGGCTTGGTGGTGGGTTCTGTGCCCGACGCTTCTGGCCAACAAGTGGTGTTGAGTCTGCAGCGCATGAATCAAATTCGGTCTGTCGATGCAGCCAACCTGACCGTCATCGCAGAAGCGGGTTGCATTTTGCAAAATGTGCAAGCGCACGTTGACCGCGCCGGTTTTCTATTCCCCCTCAGCTTGGCGGCCGAGGGCAGCTGCACCTTAGGCGGCAATTTAGGCACCAATGCAGGCGGCACCCAAGTGGTTCGCTTTGGCAACACCCGTGAGCTTTGTTTAGGCCTTGAAGTGGTGACGGCGCGAGGAGAAATTTGGCACGGCTTGTCGGGCCTTCGCAAAGACAACACCGGCTACGACTTGCGCAATCTGATGATCGGCAGTGAAGGCACCTTGGGCATCATCACCGCAGCCTGCATGAAGCTCTACCCCAAACCCGCAGCGCAATTGACCACGTGGGCGGCCGTGCCCAGCATGCAAGCGGCAGTGGACTTGTTGGGTTTGGCCCATGAACGACTTGGCGCAGGCCTGACCGGTTTTGAAGTGATGGGCCAATTTGCATTGAGCTTGGTGAACAAACACCACCCGCAATTGCGCGTGCCTTTGTACAAGGACACAGCTTACTGCGTGCTGCTGGAAAACTCCGACCACGAGTCTGAAGAACACGCCCGCCATGGCTTTGAAGGCTTGATGGAAACGGCCATGGACAAAGGCTGGGTCACCGATGCGGTCGTGGCTGAAAGTTTGACCCAAGCCCAAGTGCTTTGGCAAATTCGCGAAACCATTCCGCTGGCACAAGCCGACGAAGGCTTGAACATCAAACACGACATCAGCGTGCCCGTGTCTCGCATTCCTCAGTTTGTGGCTGAAACCGACGCGTTACTGCAAGCCAAAATTCCGGGCATACGACTTGTCAACTTCGGCCATTTGGGCGACGGCAATTTGCACTACAACGTGCAAGCCCCCAATGGGACGGATGGCGCAGCGTTTTTGCGTGACTACGAGGACACTGTCAACACCTGGGTCTTCGATCAGGTCAAGGCCTTTGAAGGCTCCATCAGCGCAGAACATGGTGTGGGTAGCCTGAAAGCCGACAAACTGGCGCATTACAAGGATCCAACAGCTTTGGCCATGATGAAAGCGATCAAACAAGCTTTGGACCCTCAAAACATCATGAACCCCGGCAGAGTGATTAAAATTTAG
- a CDS encoding cytochrome P450, giving the protein MSITWQTPALSAQRVQDICSQFDLRNLPADFLANPYPVYAALRETTPIKQMPDGSFFLTRHADLVTVYKDAAKFSSDKRIEFAPKYNHEPFNQAPFAKPGQDAPLFEHHTNSLVFNDAPRHTRVRKLIMGALTRRSIDAMETGLIQLVDSLLDQLEARQHGDLIEDFASAIPVEVIGNLLNVPHADRGPLRGWSLAILGALEPRLTAEQETLGHRSVQAFSNYLRDLVADRRRHPGNPEQDVLTRLIQGESSEHSADVLSETELLQNCIFLLNAGHETTTNLIGNALLSLLEHPAQKASLMADLQTTRSGSHEDAATPILNTAVDEFLRFEASNQLSNRRATVATRIGNVDLPEGALVTLCIGAANRDPAQFPNPEVLDLKRADNRHLSFGFGVHQCAGLSLARLEGRIALGRFLQRFPNYHLTATPTRGGRARFRGFLHAPFATGL; this is encoded by the coding sequence ATGAGCATCACTTGGCAAACACCTGCTCTTAGTGCACAGCGTGTGCAAGACATCTGCAGCCAATTTGATTTGCGAAATTTACCCGCAGATTTTTTGGCCAATCCTTACCCCGTCTACGCAGCCTTGCGCGAAACCACGCCGATCAAGCAAATGCCGGATGGTTCGTTTTTTCTCACCCGTCACGCAGACTTGGTGACAGTTTACAAAGATGCCGCCAAGTTCAGTTCAGACAAGCGCATAGAGTTTGCGCCCAAGTACAACCACGAGCCTTTCAACCAAGCCCCCTTTGCCAAGCCTGGCCAAGATGCACCCCTGTTCGAGCACCACACCAACAGCTTGGTCTTCAACGATGCGCCGCGCCACACACGTGTGCGCAAGCTCATCATGGGCGCCCTGACGCGTCGTTCCATTGACGCCATGGAGACGGGTTTGATTCAGTTGGTGGACAGCTTGCTCGATCAACTCGAAGCACGCCAACACGGTGATTTGATTGAAGACTTTGCATCGGCCATCCCCGTCGAAGTGATCGGCAATTTGCTCAACGTTCCGCATGCCGATCGCGGACCCTTGCGAGGCTGGTCCTTGGCCATCTTGGGCGCTTTGGAACCACGACTTACCGCTGAGCAAGAAACTTTGGGTCATCGCAGTGTGCAAGCATTTTCAAACTACCTGCGTGATCTGGTCGCCGACCGCCGACGGCATCCTGGCAACCCCGAGCAAGATGTCCTGACGCGCTTGATTCAAGGCGAATCTTCCGAACACAGTGCAGACGTTTTGAGTGAAACGGAGTTGCTTCAAAACTGTATCTTTTTATTGAACGCAGGTCATGAAACGACCACCAACTTGATTGGCAACGCACTTCTGAGTTTGCTTGAGCATCCTGCACAAAAGGCCTCCTTGATGGCAGACCTTCAAACAACCCGAAGCGGATCACATGAAGATGCAGCAACCCCCATTCTGAACACGGCCGTCGATGAATTTTTGCGTTTTGAAGCCTCCAATCAACTGAGCAATCGCAGAGCCACTGTTGCCACCCGCATCGGCAACGTTGACCTGCCAGAAGGCGCACTCGTCACCTTGTGCATTGGCGCTGCCAATCGCGATCCCGCACAATTTCCAAACCCTGAAGTGCTTGATTTAAAACGCGCTGACAATCGCCATTTGTCATTTGGTTTTGGCGTGCATCAATGTGCCGGACTCAGTTTGGCACGCCTAGAAGGCCGCATTGCCTTGGGTCGTTTTCTGCAACGCTTTCCCAATTACCATTTAACGGCCACCCCCACCCGCGGTGGGCGCGCCAGGTTTCGTGGCTTTTTGCATGCGCCCTTTGCCACGGGCCTGTGA
- a CDS encoding DUF2069 domain-containing protein, with amino-acid sequence MNDSHTKSSFLSPQTIELTRWVAVGSLVALIFVGLAWELWLAPLRPGGSLWALKVVPLCWPLAGLLKNRMYTYRWVSLLVWLYFIEGVVRAWGDKGWSAGLAGAQTFLCISLFAACALHVRWRFQMAKANALPEPSETQAPPEQTP; translated from the coding sequence ATGAACGACTCACACACAAAATCCTCTTTTCTAAGCCCTCAAACCATCGAATTGACCCGTTGGGTGGCCGTTGGCAGCCTGGTGGCCCTTATATTTGTCGGTTTGGCATGGGAACTTTGGCTGGCCCCACTGCGCCCAGGCGGCTCTTTGTGGGCCCTGAAAGTAGTGCCTTTGTGCTGGCCATTGGCGGGTTTGCTGAAAAACAGGATGTACACCTACCGCTGGGTCAGTTTGTTGGTTTGGCTTTATTTCATTGAGGGCGTGGTGCGCGCTTGGGGCGACAAGGGCTGGTCTGCTGGCCTGGCTGGCGCACAAACGTTTTTGTGCATCAGCTTGTTTGCAGCATGCGCCCTTCACGTGCGTTGGCGATTTCAAATGGCCAAGGCCAATGCCCTGCCAGAACCTTCTGAAACGCAAGCACCTCCAGAGCAGACCCCATGA
- a CDS encoding O-acetylhomoserine aminocarboxypropyltransferase — MPGYSDPGFDTLALHAGAAPDPTTGARAVPIHLTTSFVFESSDQAASLFNLERAGHVYSRISNPTNAVLEQRIAALEGGIGAIATASGQAALHLAITTLMGAGSHIVASSALYGGSHNLLHYTLRRFGIETTFVAPGDLQAWRQAVQPNTKLFFGETVGNPGMDVLDLPAVSQIAHEAGVPLLVDATLTSPWLMKPLAHGADLVVHSATKFLSGHGTVIGGLVVDGGSFDWSGPHTQGKFEELTQAYAGFHNMVFNEESTIGAFLLRARREGLRDFGACMSPHTAWLILQGIETLPLRMARHVSNTEKVVAFLASHAMVSRVGHPMLESHPSHALAKQLLPRGAGSVFSFDIRGTRQQGQAFIEALQVFSHLANVGDCRSLVIHPASTTHFRVDDETLKASGIGPGTVRLSIGLEDPEDLIDDLKRALRAAEKASPTSGGAA, encoded by the coding sequence ATGCCCGGCTACTCCGATCCTGGTTTTGACACATTGGCCCTGCACGCCGGTGCGGCGCCCGACCCCACCACAGGCGCGCGCGCTGTGCCCATTCACCTGACCACCTCGTTTGTTTTCGAGTCGAGCGACCAAGCCGCCTCGCTTTTCAACTTGGAGCGTGCAGGCCATGTTTACAGTCGGATCAGCAATCCCACCAATGCGGTGCTAGAGCAACGCATTGCGGCCCTAGAGGGCGGCATTGGCGCCATTGCCACAGCCAGCGGTCAAGCTGCCTTGCATCTGGCCATCACCACCCTCATGGGCGCGGGCTCTCACATCGTGGCGTCTTCTGCCTTGTATGGTGGCTCGCACAATTTGTTGCACTACACACTGCGTCGATTTGGCATTGAGACCACCTTCGTTGCGCCGGGTGATTTGCAGGCTTGGCGCCAAGCCGTTCAACCCAACACCAAATTATTTTTTGGCGAGACCGTCGGTAACCCAGGCATGGATGTGCTGGACTTGCCAGCGGTCAGTCAAATTGCCCATGAAGCAGGCGTCCCCTTGCTGGTCGATGCCACCCTCACCTCCCCTTGGCTTATGAAGCCCTTGGCACATGGCGCAGACTTGGTGGTTCATTCCGCCACCAAATTCTTGTCGGGTCATGGCACCGTCATAGGCGGACTGGTGGTCGATGGCGGCAGTTTTGATTGGTCAGGACCGCATACGCAAGGCAAATTTGAAGAGCTGACCCAAGCCTATGCGGGCTTTCACAACATGGTGTTCAACGAAGAAAGCACCATTGGGGCTTTTTTACTTCGCGCACGCCGTGAAGGACTTCGCGACTTTGGCGCATGCATGAGTCCGCACACCGCATGGCTCATTTTGCAGGGCATCGAAACCTTGCCTTTGCGCATGGCAAGGCATGTGAGCAACACCGAGAAGGTGGTGGCCTTTTTGGCATCGCATGCCATGGTAAGCCGCGTAGGTCACCCTATGCTTGAAAGTCACCCCAGCCATGCACTGGCCAAGCAGTTGCTACCCCGCGGCGCTGGCTCGGTTTTCAGTTTTGACATTCGGGGTACACGCCAACAAGGACAAGCCTTCATTGAAGCGCTGCAAGTTTTCAGTCACTTGGCCAACGTGGGCGATTGCAGGTCCTTGGTGATTCACCCTGCCAGCACCACGCATTTCCGAGTGGATGACGAAACCTTGAAAGCTTCTGGCATTGGGCCAGGCACGGTGCGCTTGTCGATTGGCCTTGAAGACCCTGAGGATCTGATCGACGATTTAAAACGTGCACTGCGGGCCGCTGAAAAAGCATCACCAACATCTGGAGGTGCCGCATGA
- a CDS encoding MFS transporter produces MPNSSAAQRRQLIPFAAVSASYFAHIGFFNPYLPLWLKELGFGLVAISILTSVQAATRLFAPYGWGWLSDHTGERVKLLRYGASMALICACILFFDLGPVGLGLVLLVMFTHTSSMMPMSEAAMAHLVSQGGAFDAKRYGRVRLFGSLGFLVTVFMAGAWFEHFGMKHFPGWTVLSLAAVTASVWWLPDLKEAVPKHEAKVSVWPVLRQQPVMWFFITAFFHVLSHIGVYVFFSLYLDALGYSKVWIGMLWAVSVIVEIFWFFTQAKWMPKLPLTGWLVVCSAAMTLRMGMTAQWADVLWVLLLAQALHALTFAANHTVCIALLSHHFPGRLRGRGQALYTVIAYGFPGVLGGLLGGLMSDRWGLQSVYWVSMCTAAIATAAAYKVWRLQHPKQKVESLA; encoded by the coding sequence ATGCCCAATTCGTCCGCGGCCCAACGCCGTCAATTGATTCCGTTTGCCGCGGTTTCTGCCAGCTACTTTGCGCACATTGGATTTTTCAATCCTTACTTGCCTTTGTGGTTGAAGGAGCTGGGCTTTGGTTTGGTGGCCATCAGCATCTTGACCTCGGTGCAAGCCGCGACGCGTTTGTTTGCGCCCTACGGCTGGGGTTGGCTCAGTGATCACACCGGCGAGCGCGTCAAGTTGCTGCGCTACGGCGCCAGTATGGCCTTGATTTGCGCCTGCATTTTGTTTTTTGACCTCGGGCCTGTGGGCTTGGGCTTGGTGCTCTTGGTGATGTTCACGCACACCAGTTCCATGATGCCCATGAGCGAAGCAGCCATGGCCCATTTGGTGAGTCAAGGTGGCGCGTTTGATGCCAAACGTTATGGCCGTGTTCGCCTATTTGGCTCTTTGGGATTTTTGGTCACCGTATTTATGGCCGGTGCTTGGTTTGAACACTTTGGCATGAAACATTTTCCAGGCTGGACCGTGCTGAGCTTGGCGGCTGTCACGGCCAGTGTTTGGTGGTTGCCAGATTTGAAAGAAGCTGTGCCAAAGCACGAAGCCAAAGTGTCCGTCTGGCCAGTGCTCAGGCAACAACCCGTGATGTGGTTTTTCATCACCGCTTTTTTTCATGTGCTCTCGCACATTGGGGTCTACGTGTTTTTCTCCTTGTACCTCGACGCCTTGGGGTACAGCAAAGTTTGGATTGGCATGCTGTGGGCAGTGTCGGTCATTGTTGAAATTTTTTGGTTTTTCACGCAAGCCAAGTGGATGCCTAAGTTGCCCCTCACGGGATGGTTGGTGGTGTGTTCCGCTGCCATGACCTTGCGCATGGGCATGACGGCGCAATGGGCCGATGTGCTGTGGGTTTTGTTGCTGGCGCAAGCGCTACATGCTTTGACGTTTGCGGCCAATCACACGGTTTGCATTGCCTTGTTGTCACATCATTTTCCTGGGCGTTTGCGCGGTCGTGGCCAAGCTTTGTACACCGTCATTGCGTATGGCTTTCCTGGTGTGCTGGGTGGCTTGTTAGGCGGGTTGATGAGCGATCGTTGGGGCTTGCAAAGTGTCTATTGGGTGTCGATGTGCACAGCCGCCATCGCCACTGCAGCCGCTTACAAAG
- a CDS encoding YihY family inner membrane protein — translation MNPIESLRAALNELMQFPWQPMGRTLWSRFREVRLGMTASSLTFTTVLALVPLFTLGLAIFTAFPIFAKVQDQLQRWLIDSLVPESISRQVLGSLTQFSKKANRLGLVGLIAVVMTSLALLVTIDRTLGQIWRVNRPRPWGQRVLIYWAGLTLGPLLLGGSLAISSYLFTGYLSDYADWLPVTVRSLLDLVEFGLLAATVTGLYYYLPNTRVDWRHALTGGLAVALGLELAKNLLAIYLAQMPTYSAIYGAFSAVPILLVWIYVAWVVVLLGAVLTASLPEIGRQAKRPVDGPGWSFRLALETLGLLRDARVNSPQGLRLIEMASQLKIEHRHAIRVMDALHELGWAGRIEQADAKTDSAWVLLIDLSTTPLAPLAEKLWLAHPSEADVIWQKTHLDQLTVADVIKT, via the coding sequence ATGAACCCGATTGAATCTCTTCGTGCCGCATTGAATGAATTGATGCAGTTTCCTTGGCAGCCCATGGGACGCACTTTATGGAGCCGTTTTCGCGAGGTTCGCTTGGGCATGACGGCCAGTTCATTGACTTTCACGACTGTCTTGGCGCTGGTGCCCCTGTTTACCTTGGGTCTGGCCATTTTTACGGCGTTTCCCATCTTTGCCAAAGTTCAGGACCAATTGCAACGTTGGTTGATTGACAGTTTGGTTCCCGAAAGCATTTCCCGCCAAGTTTTGGGGTCATTGACCCAGTTTTCCAAGAAAGCCAACCGATTGGGCTTGGTGGGCTTGATTGCCGTGGTCATGACATCTTTGGCATTGCTGGTCACCATTGATCGCACCCTGGGCCAAATTTGGCGTGTCAACCGCCCCAGACCCTGGGGGCAGCGTGTGTTGATTTATTGGGCTGGCTTGACGCTGGGGCCTTTGTTGCTGGGGGGGAGCCTGGCCATATCGTCCTACCTCTTCACAGGTTATTTGTCAGACTATGCCGATTGGTTACCCGTGACGGTTCGCAGTTTGCTTGACCTGGTTGAGTTTGGCTTGCTGGCCGCAACGGTCACAGGCCTTTATTACTATTTGCCCAATACGCGAGTGGATTGGCGCCATGCATTGACGGGCGGGTTGGCCGTGGCACTGGGCTTGGAATTGGCCAAAAATCTGCTGGCCATTTATTTGGCGCAAATGCCCACATATTCGGCCATTTACGGTGCCTTCTCTGCCGTGCCGATTTTGTTGGTCTGGATTTATGTGGCTTGGGTGGTGGTTTTATTGGGTGCGGTGTTAACGGCCAGCTTGCCAGAGATCGGTCGACAAGCCAAACGCCCCGTCGATGGGCCGGGGTGGTCGTTTCGATTGGCGCTGGAAACCCTGGGACTTTTGCGCGATGCGCGCGTCAATTCACCCCAAGGGCTTCGCCTCATTGAGATGGCCAGTCAGTTGAAAATTGAGCATCGCCATGCAATTCGTGTGATGGATGCCTTGCACGAGTTGGGCTGGGCAGGGCGCATTGAGCAAGCGGATGCCAAGACCGACAGCGCTTGGGTTTTGCTGATCGATTTGTCAACAACGCCCTTGGCACCTTTGGCAGAAAAACTCTGGCTGGCGCACCCAAGCGAGGCTGATGTGATTTGGCAAAAAACCCATTTGGACCAATTGACCGTGGCCGATGTGATCAAAACTTGA
- a CDS encoding DUF962 domain-containing protein: MNNTNEIQDASVIDSFAAFYPFYLNEHSNRTCRRLHFVGSSLSLVCLAMLAITGKPQYFLYGLLCGYGCAWVGHFVFEKNKPASFKRPLYSFMGDWVMYKDMWTGKIKF; the protein is encoded by the coding sequence ATGAACAACACCAACGAGATCCAAGATGCAAGCGTCATTGACAGCTTTGCAGCGTTCTATCCTTTTTACCTGAACGAACACAGCAACCGCACTTGCCGTCGTTTGCACTTTGTCGGCTCTAGTTTGTCATTGGTGTGTTTGGCCATGCTGGCCATCACCGGCAAGCCGCAGTATTTTTTATACGGCTTGCTTTGTGGCTATGGGTGCGCTTGGGTGGGCCACTTCGTGTTTGAGAAAAACAAACCCGCCAGTTTCAAACGCCCGCTTTACAGTTTCATGGGCGACTGGGTGATGTACAAAGACATGTGGACAGGCAAGATCAAGTTTTGA
- the aroC gene encoding chorismate synthase has translation MSGNTFGTLFSVTNFGESHGPAIGCVIDGCPPGMPLSEADIQPDLDRRRPGTSKFVTQRNEPDTVQILSGVYQGLTTGTPIALLIQNTDQRSKDYGDIVQTFRPGHADFTYWRKYGLRDPRGGGRSSARLTAPMVAAGAVAKKWLALQYGTTFKGCMTQIGEVPIGFESWDHVHTNPFFAPVADVSALEDYMNAMRKSGDSCGARLRVVAQGMPVGFGQPLFDKLDADIAYAMMGINAVKGVEIGAGFASVTQKGSEHGDPITRDGFVGNNAGGVLGGISTGQDLEVSIAVKPTSSILIPRPSIDTQGQAVEVLTKGRHDPCVGIRATPIAEAMLALVVIEHALQHRAQCGDVVPPAHL, from the coding sequence ATGAGCGGTAATACCTTCGGCACCCTATTTTCTGTCACCAACTTTGGTGAATCCCACGGCCCAGCCATTGGCTGCGTGATAGACGGGTGCCCACCGGGCATGCCGCTGTCAGAGGCTGACATTCAGCCAGACCTCGACCGCAGGCGGCCTGGCACTTCCAAATTCGTCACCCAGCGCAACGAGCCCGACACCGTGCAAATTCTGTCCGGTGTTTACCAAGGCTTGACCACGGGGACGCCCATTGCACTGCTGATTCAAAACACCGACCAGCGCAGCAAAGACTACGGCGACATTGTTCAAACCTTTCGCCCTGGCCATGCCGACTTTACCTACTGGCGCAAATATGGTTTGCGTGACCCTCGGGGTGGTGGCCGCTCTTCGGCACGTTTAACGGCCCCCATGGTGGCGGCTGGCGCTGTGGCCAAAAAATGGCTGGCGCTGCAATACGGCACCACCTTCAAAGGTTGCATGACCCAAATTGGCGAAGTGCCCATTGGCTTTGAGAGTTGGGACCATGTGCACACCAATCCCTTCTTTGCACCTGTGGCCGATGTCTCTGCACTCGAAGACTACATGAACGCTATGCGTAAATCTGGTGACTCCTGTGGCGCGCGTTTGCGCGTGGTGGCGCAGGGCATGCCTGTCGGTTTTGGTCAACCCCTGTTTGACAAACTCGATGCCGACATTGCTTACGCCATGATGGGCATCAACGCCGTCAAGGGTGTTGAGATTGGCGCTGGCTTTGCATCTGTCACACAAAAGGGCAGTGAGCATGGTGATCCCATCACACGTGATGGATTTGTGGGCAACAATGCCGGCGGTGTGTTGGGCGGTATCAGCACAGGCCAAGACTTGGAGGTCTCGATTGCTGTCAAACCCACCAGTTCTATCCTGATACCACGGCCTTCCATTGACACTCAGGGTCAAGCCGTGGAAGTGCTCACCAAAGGGCGTCACGATCCGTGTGTTGGCATTCGTGCCACACCCATTGCTGAAGCCATGTTGGCTTTGGTGGTGATCGAGCATGCCCTGCAACACCGCGCACAGTGCGGTGACGTGGTGCCGCCGGCCCACCTGTAA
- a CDS encoding CBS domain-containing protein, with translation MKVSDILRVKGHSLITVTPDETLAVAIQIMSEKDLGSLVVMEHGDLVGMLTFREVMQCLAKNGGSIGSVSVRKAMDDAPITCTSETDMDEVRRMMLNNHARYMPVMDKRMLMGVISFYDVAKAVVDSQNFENKMLKAYIRDWPEGDDKAGKEAPTL, from the coding sequence ATGAAAGTCAGTGACATCCTTCGCGTCAAGGGTCATAGCCTGATCACCGTCACACCCGATGAAACTTTGGCTGTTGCCATCCAAATCATGTCTGAAAAGGACTTGGGTTCATTGGTCGTGATGGAACATGGCGACTTGGTGGGCATGCTGACATTTCGTGAGGTGATGCAATGTTTGGCTAAGAACGGGGGCTCCATAGGCAGCGTCTCCGTGCGAAAAGCCATGGACGATGCGCCCATCACCTGCACCAGCGAAACCGACATGGACGAGGTTCGGCGCATGATGCTCAACAACCACGCCCGCTACATGCCTGTGATGGACAAACGCATGTTGATGGGGGTGATCAGCTTCTATGATGTGGCCAAAGCGGTGGTCGACAGTCAGAATTTTGAAAACAAAATGCTGAAAGCCTATATTCGCGATTGGCCAGAGGGCGATGACAAAGCCGGCAAAGAAGCGCCCACGCTCTGA